The Mycolicibacterium insubricum DNA segment CGGTCCTGGTCAACGACCTGCGGGTACAGCGGGCAGAAGAAGCGGCCGCCGAGATCCGCGCCGACGGCGGGAAAGCCCGGGCACTTCCGTTCGACGTGACCGATTTCGCCGCCGTCACCGCGGCACTCGCCGATGCCGGGCCGGTGGACATACTGGTCAACAATGCTGGCAACGCGGGTCCGGAGGGGTTCGGCAGCCGCGGCCGGTTCGCCGACTCCGACCCCGGCCAGTGGGAGCCGTTCCTGCGGGTCAACCTCTACGGCGTGCTGTACTGCACCCGTGCCGTGCTGCCGGCGATGGAGGAGCGCCGCTGGGGGCGGGTCCTCACGATCATCTCCGACGCGGGGCGCACCGGCGATGCGTACGGCGCGGCGTACGGGGTGTCCAAGGCCGGCGCCGCGGGTCTGACCCGGTCGATCGCCCTGGAGTCGGGCCGGTACGGGGTGACCGCCAACAACATCTCGCTGGGCACCATGCGCACGCCGATGACCGAACCGGTGTGGGCCGACCCGGATTCGCCGCAGGCCAAGGCGATTCTGTCGGCCTACGCCATCCGCCGGCCCGGTACGGCCGATGACCTGGCGGCCCTGGCGGTGGTGCTGGCCGGCGAGCAGGGTTCCTGGATCACCGGCCAGACCATTCCGGTCAACGGCGGCTATTCGTTCGCGCTGTAGCCGGCTGCGCGGAGTTCCGCCGGGGGTGTGGCTTCGG contains these protein-coding regions:
- a CDS encoding SDR family NAD(P)-dependent oxidoreductase — translated: MTLNLDLSGRTALITGSGQGVGHGLARTFAEAGAAVLVNDLRVQRAEEAAAEIRADGGKARALPFDVTDFAAVTAALADAGPVDILVNNAGNAGPEGFGSRGRFADSDPGQWEPFLRVNLYGVLYCTRAVLPAMEERRWGRVLTIISDAGRTGDAYGAAYGVSKAGAAGLTRSIALESGRYGVTANNISLGTMRTPMTEPVWADPDSPQAKAILSAYAIRRPGTADDLAALAVVLAGEQGSWITGQTIPVNGGYSFAL